A single window of Salvia splendens isolate huo1 chromosome 8, SspV2, whole genome shotgun sequence DNA harbors:
- the LOC121745854 gene encoding lysine-specific demethylase 6B-like, translating to MGKKKMAHKQASGKFTSTVRKETPKTPPPITEQPPNPQPQPRPPSPQAPTMVSLNALAEFLRQQDPNKDWAAALAGFSQIGGQSSLTAETPVVPTPPTSIPPSSTIPPEKRSPSTTAPSEYSEPFPHIEPMDFDSLCAYYDSDPAVTEGKKGEEKRSREEGDESERTPVVETVSQRMGREEIDLNETARKQGLMTDEEFEELLNKVTRMEDGTAKMAEGLDLASEAVGDGEEASTRNDPEGLAHQPEDEVEERQTREEEPKSVTPQPEAGESDTHIEKDETVVRTEGPEPVAPPVSKPKAVKRKLVLKSDPKAERPKPKRVSQRCLGKWTSSKAKANTAADAVEVSSEEERTTPTKPGEESLSTTN from the coding sequence ATGGGGAAGAAGAAAATGGCTCACAAACAAGCCTCCGGTAAATTCACTTCCACCGTCCGTAAAGAAACCCCCAAAACACCACCGCCTATTACAGAGCAGCCACCAAACCCACAACCACAGCCGCGACCACCATCACCACAGGCTCCGACGATGGTTTCTTTGAACGCACTGGCGGAGTTCCTCAGACAGCAGGACCCGAATAAAGATTGGGCGGCTGCGTTGGCAGGTTTTAGCCAAATCGGAGGCCAATCAAGCTTGACCGCAGAAACCCCGGTAGTACCAACCCCACCAACCTCCATTCCACCTTCATCAACAATTCCACCAGAAAAGAGATCTCCCTCGACGACCGCACCTTCAGAATACTCGGAACCCTTCCCTCATATTGAACCAATGGATTTTGACTCCCTTTGCGCCTATTATGACTCAGATCCAGCAGTGACCGAAGGGAAAAAAGGCGAAGAGAAGAGGAGTCGGGAGGAAGGAGATGAATCAGAGAGAACACCGGTAGTGGAAACCGTATCCCAAAGAATGGGAAGggaggagatagatctgaacgaaacgGCCAGAAAGCAAGGCCTGATGactgatgaggagtttgaggagctTTTGAACAAGGTGACCAGGATGGAAGATGGCACTGccaagatggctgagggtctggacctcgcatcggaGGCAGTAGGAGATGGTGAAGAAGCTAGTACAAGGAATGACCCAGAAGGCCTAGCCCACCAGCCAGAAGACGAGGTGGAAGAGAGGCAGACCAGAGAAGAAGAGCCAAAGTCAGTGActccccagccagaagcagGGGAGAGTGATACACACATCGAGAAGGATGAGACCGTAGTACGAACAGAGGGGCCAGAGCCTGTGGCACCTCCGGTGTCGAAACCGAAGGCAGTTAAGAGGAAATTGGTGTTGAAGAGCGATCCTAAGGCGGAACGGCCGAAGCCGAAGAGAGTGTCGCAAAGATGCCTAGGGAAATGGACATCCAGCAAGGCGAAAGCAAACACAGCAGCGGATGCAGTGGAGGTTTCaagtgaagaagaaaggactactcctacaaaacctggggaggaatcCTTATCAACTACTAACTAG